The segment cattgtttagtaaaattataattgtaaattaaagtatatcaaattttatgattggaatctctcaatctatttgagatttattgggttacttcgTCGGTATTTTAGATCCATAAAAagcaattaatttatattattatgatttgatccaaaatttgtctaatgtctaaactaattgctatttttgagctagtgactctataattaattattctcgtggtaggaataaaacattgcttaatcttgcatgtaagttacactattcttgcatcatgcgaattacttatacattatttgcatttattgatgagcgagttacatttccatcatcttcatgcaagttacacgttttgattatcaatatgcgagttccataattgtcattattgtgcaagttatatttcaagtttgaaatattaaatagtttagttgcagaaggatggtatttttatcaagtggtacatgaatctcgtagaagtagttatttcaattaattaaactttgcaatgtctaattatgcacattcatttcataattgtttcaagcatgatgctaattaaaaaaaaaagttttcatagcttcttagttagaaaactaaacaaaggaagttgtaaaaccaaaacctagcagcattcgatatttacagtgcctctgggtcacgcttacgggtaatgccgtcatgttgaactactacacttaacacctaataaagttgcatcaatgacgtctgcggcatcgtccctataaatcgtcagggagtaataaggggcacttggaagttaaaatccaacgGGCGAGTAATcctccttggatcgataatctaataagataatctttaaatgattttacatccactgagttaaaccatagaAATCCCCCTTTAAGGTTGAtcgagtgaaatgcttttatgaaattgatttaatcttgaagagttgttgatgattgacaattgggtcaaaggtgacgcttatgataggtattaggatctagttgttttaggccacaagcaataggccatcttgagcctttgcttaagtgctaccaccgtgggtagcaactgcagagattgaccctagaaagggttgtgtacccaccaacagtttacattaaaccatagattagaaaatagaactacatactttacgccttgatcccataccgaaatgggtatgtaggcagtctagggacagagttgtccctagtactcaggcgttcgtggatggggtctaggttttggtaagaagatggattGTGaaaaatcctaatttgaaagataagtgtaataaaaggaaaaagtaattcaatgcatactcggaaggaatcccatatggattcgcttgacttctcgaggctttaagccaaatttcgaggcagaattcaagcttgcataATATTATTTTGAGttctcctaaggatggtgacctcagtgcactcctattagaggagtgtagtacttagtgagtgactcaggacccgaatggtcccgatgagtctaagtctctggccagagcacctcctatcccaattggatagatgcctaccccgtatgggtagatgcctatgtcgtattagatagatgaaaccttttgtttcgtatggacagatgcctaaccagTATGGTTatatgctcatcctggatggatgaatacATAATCCAAATGGATGAAAGCCccgagtatgcgattgaatcaaatacaatgattaaattaaacaaaaaaaaagtgatcaaattttgttgggttatgtAAAGTGTGTTATTAcaatttgatttgcttgacttagtaagatctaatttattttaattttgaccAGCATTGTTTTGTATTATAGTATGTGAAAAAAAATGTCAGTATCTATTATTCATGGTAGATATGGGTGTACAATAATATGCCTTGAGTTTCAGTATGAGTAGATCATTTGTATGAGTAGATCATTTCATGTGGTATCCATGAGAATTAGTTTGCAGAAGGAATAGATATAGTCTTTGATTGAATCCAAGAAAAAAAATTCAGCCATGATAGAGACCTCTTATTGATGCTAATTTCATCTTGGAGATCATTTTGGCATTAAAGTTTGTAGAAGATTGgtgttttctttaaatatttccCATGAATAAGATGAGTTTGATTTTATTGTGGACTATGCATAATCAAACTAATTGAGGGCTATGTAAGAAAATGCAGTCTACTTTAAAGTGTGAAGACAAGGATAGTGAGTAGTTGCATCGGCAAGTGTAAGGTACAATtattcatcaaagaatttatgtggTTATTTTTGGTTAGGCACTCTATGCAAGAAAATAGGGCAAATAGATAATCAAGTAAAGTTGGGCAAATAGATAATCAAGTAAAGTTGCTCATTTGCATGAATAGTTTGATATAGCCAAAATCCACGAAAGAATTGGTTTGGACCCCTTGGGTTATTTATCTCTTCAAGGTATATCTAGAAAGGATGCATGAGGGTTTGTTAAGTGGAATGACCATCCCAACTGAAATTATGAGAGGAGTTAATGATTAGGTCAATTATTTCTTCTTGGACCGGCTATTGAATTAAGTCATCATATGGAAGGATTGATTATAAGTTATTCTAATGTTAAATTTTGGATGTAAAGATTTAAAGATGTGTTTTCTTTTTGAAGGCATCAGGTTGAATAATTGACGAGCCCATCATTGGTTGAAAtcaatattgtcatttttttaattaTGACTACTTATATTAAAAACATTAAATGTTCTTTGGGAATCATTTTTATTACACATGACACAACCTTCTCTATGCCATATTTACGCTGAAGGCATTCCCTTATATGAGATGGACGATCTACTTTGAAGAATCGACGATTTAAAATGCTTCTCTCATCTTGCAAGACCATTCAGATCATCTCCTCCGTTCATTTTGGCGTTCATTCTGGTGCCCATGTTCACGGCATTAACTCCCTCTAACAGTACCCTGGATTCAAATCATCTCCATCTATTCCGTTGTCCACTATTCATCGTATAAATTCCCTCTGACAATACCTCCCGTGTCCACGAGACAACGTACGGTGGCCTGCCCTTTGACAACACCCCGTGTTCACAGCCTTCGAGGATTTAAAAAGTCTTGCCGGTACATTTTACATTAATAATTAATAACTGGTCATAATCAAAGCCTTTTAAAATAATTAGTAACAAGTGTATTATACCACTAACACAGATGAAGAATGAAAGTTTTGAAGAGGGACATTATAAAAAGCATAAAATCAGAGAGATTGAGGACTAATGGCATGAAAGTAAGAACACGGGATCAGATATCGATTTTATATACAATATTTCTATTCAATTGGGTTTAGCATAAAATAGATCCGTTCACTCTTTCTTCTACACCGGCTTATGAACCAAATTCATATACAAAACAACCATCGATAAAACAAAACAATCAATCTCTTCTTTCAGCAGTAAACAACAAAACTaatttacaatgaaataaaacGCAAAGAAAAAATGATCGCTTTATGCAAATTCCACATAAAATTCACATGGACGATGGCAAGCAATTTATCAGATCTGCATAGTTATGTCATGCTGTCAATGATGCCAATGGAGAAATTATAAAAATGACAAAGTTTGCAGGAAAAAAAATTACATAACCCTATGGAagaaaaattctttttaaaatgaCATGAACCAAAACCAGACTCTCTTCTACTACTGCAATCTATTCACAATAAAACAAAGAGTAATTCTAAAGAACATTGATGTTATTGAGCTACTAGAGTTTTGAGCTTCAAACCCAAATTCCATAACAAAATATTGGATGACATTTAATAAAGAACACCAAAACTGAAATAAAAATTGTCAACATGCTAAAAACAGATTACTGCTATACTTTTTGTATGGTTTGGGTTTGGTAGCTATCGAGATCCATGTCAAGTTGTGCGTGAAATATGATATTAGATTTGCTTACATcgtccccctctctcccttccttttcttcttctgtaGCTGCCCTCATTTCTATTTCTAAAATCCCTGTCTTTCTTTGTCCTCTGGGTAatcaaaagctccaattctttgACTCTGAACTTTGCCTCCAAAAACTCTGCAATCTTCAATCTAGAAGATTTGCTTGGAATGAAATTATTGCTCCATACCCATTGTAGCTGGCAACTCTCAAATTTCTTACCTGGAGAATTTAATCCTATTAGGAAACTTGCCTAACATGCAACTCCAAACGTGGAGTGCAtgcaagcatttgatagattctaagtcataattttttttttaatcttcatatTATTTGGTAAATTTAAGTCAGATCGAATTAATATAGTAAGAGAAATTTTGTTAGGTTTAGGTGAACAAAACATTTGAAACCTTTTAAAGTTTCTTCTAaatttttatttaaacaagaaaattTTAGGAAGAGTGTGCAACAGATTTGTTTTAATGATGATTTTAATAATATTCGTCTGACATTTGTTTTAATGACGATTTTAGTAATATTCGTGGTAGATCACACGATGAAGTTTATTGGGTTTCAATTATGAGTATAAATAATGAAATTTACTTTTTCTTAATCATAcactcttttgtgtaggacaaagaAGAAAATTAAATTATACATAAAAATATAAGAGGTTCTATGAGATATGTGGGACTTATTCTAAAATCCTTACAAATATAAAAGTTTCAATTTGTTCAAAATTTCTATGGCATACATATGATATGTTTTATTTTGTTAAAGATATATAGAAAAGTTAAATTATTCATTATTTCTAGTTTTGTTTGAGAAAGGTTTTATGTGGTTGTTTAGTTTATTTTGTTTATCAATTATTAGTCAAATGAAATAAGAattttttatttctctttaataAAGTTTATCCTTACACTTTGAATTCACATTTAAATGTTTACATTCATTAATCTTATCTTTAAGCATACAAAATAACATTATTTTACTTTATAAATACTTATTCTTTTATAAACACATACCCTCTAATAGAACAATCCTTTCCTCAACTTTcctatttctttttattttcacatttttctcTGTTTTTTTCCTTTCCCATGTAGACAACCAATATTTAGAAACAAATTCCTCAAATATGGGTTATTTGGATATGATTGAAAGATATGTACttgaaatatattatttatttacaatGGTTTTATATGACAAGGTAGATAGTAGGAATGACAATTTCtcaataaaagagaaaaaaatatctaacattatttataaataataaatactaGTCATTTGCTAAGTCAACATGATAGTCCAACCTTAGAAATAATTACTCAAGTTggacaaatagaaaaaaaaatttatttaatataataataataatgaacaTAAAGACAATAGACAAATTGAAGAAATAAATGAGGGAACAAATCTAGAATATttacaattattttttattatttgaataGTTTGCATTTGATAATGTTATTAAAAATttgcatttttagtatttaaaTTTTAAGAACAATCAATTTAGTTACATTATAATAATTGATATGCCTTGCAAATTGTGAAACATTTTATTGAATGTGGAtgctttattttaataataatttcaaAAATTCACTCCATATTGTTTTTCAACCTATTGGACACTCATGatcataatttataattaattaaaatttaataatatttttaaacaataaataaaacatatagttgataaattttaatttatttataaatatcttTATCCCCTAGATCCATCTTCTTACCCCTCtttctatctatctctttctcctTACTGACTTTATATATCTCTTTCTCCTTACTGACTTTATATATTGcacaaatatatgcaaaaaatagaccattTTCTTTTTCTGTTTGACCTTACACACCTATtgggcgtacccattgcacaccaaggtgcaattgctaatgGTAGCTTAAGTCAAAACTACCAATTAAGACTTTTGTCTTACGTGCACTTTTTCAAACGAAGTTTCTGGGTAATGGGAGCGCCGCCTTGAAATACTATCAAACAGAGAAATTTTCAGTTGGACAAAAGAACATTCCAAGATAAGGACGATATacattgtattattttattttgtttatttcatgcTTCACCATGTAACACGTAGTTGCTTCTTTTCCACGGTATATACTCTGCCCTCCCCTGCACCTTCTCATCAAACTGTAAATGCAGCTTAGATTTAATAACCATCCACTGGCGTGCTAAATTCCCTCTATCCTTACAACACCAACCGGAAGAAGATGTATAAACAAGAGGGTAAGAGGGAAAGTGTGTGTGTAACTGGAGCCGCAGGATTCATTGGGTCTTGCTTCGTCAAAAATCTTTTGAAACGGGGTTATATAGTTCATGCTACCTTGAGAGATCCTGGTAACTGCTAATTCCCATTTTTCTTCATCTCATGCCCCTTCTTCGTTCATACACTACATTAACTATTTCTTTTCTAATCTCCTGTAGAAAACCCAGCTAAAAATAGTCATCTGCTATCGCTTCCGGGAGCCAAAGAAAGGCTCCAACTGTTCAAAGCAGATCTTTTACAACATGGCAGCTTTGATTCTGCTATTAAAGGCTGCGATTTCGTCATCAACTTGGCCACTTCTCTGGATTTCCATGTAATTCATTTATCCACATACCCAGATCCTCGTTTATTGTCCACATTTTAAGGATGAGATTTAGACAGCGAGTGGAGTGGAAACAGGGCGATGCTGTCAACAATACTGTCGACGGAACGATGGACATTCTAAGAAGTTGCAAGAAACCAAAACCCGTGAAGCGGGTAATCCATACATCTTCCTTGGCTGCGGCTTACCCTCTAACTGAAGACGGTCAATTTAAGGAGGTCCTTGATGAAGCCTGCTGGACCCCTCTTGATTATATCAAACGCAAAGACGGCCTTTCTGGAGTAAGTATTCAACTTTTTCTTCAATAATAATTGCTAGAATGAATGACCGATCTATTAATTAGTAGACGTTCTGTTCAGATGTATACATTATCGAAGACTTTAGCAGAGCAAGCAGCTCCGCAATTCGGAGCAGAGGAAGAGATTGAAGTGGTAACAGTGTTGGTAGCGATAGTGGGAGGTCCTTCTCTAACCCCCATAGCGTTTCAGCAATGTTAGCACCACTCACAGGTAATTTACCCACTTCACTTTAAACACCGAAACTGTCATTTAGTGTTTGTCCATCTGCAATTATGGTGTATCCTCTGCATATATATGACCTAAGAATTGGAACCCCGAAATTTTTCAGGGAACAGACTGCTTTATGAAATCATGGTACTTTCGAGTAAATCACTGTTAGGATCGGCGCCATTAGTCCACGTGGAAGATGTATGCAGTGCACATATCTATTTGATGGAGCACCCATCTGCAGTTGGTCGATATGTGTGCTGTTCTGATCCCGTGACTGTTGCTGACATTCTCAACTTCTTTCGCAAACGATATCCAGAAATCCCCTTGGCTTTTGGGTAAGTAATTTAATTCTCTCGCACTCGGGCGAATTGTTTATTAGGTAACTGATATTTTTTGTTATGTGAAAAAGGACCGAAGATGTAGAAGACGAGTCAAACAAAGTATTTGTACCAATTTCTTCCAAGAAACTGATTGATCTGGGATTCTCGTACAAGTATGATATGGAGGAAATGCTTAGTGACACCGTCGCCTTTGCAAAGCAAATGAAAGTTTTGTGAGGGATGTCAATTACTCACAGAGGAGTGGTTACTCACCCTGCTCTTCATAATGGAAATGTGTCCCTCTTTAGGTGGGATGTACAGAACTGGTATATTTACTTGTAGAATAATTTAATTTAGTAAATAACTGTCAAGACTTTTTTGGTTAAATAAGATTTCTAATTTTGGGCAGATTgaatttatgttttaaattattttttcaattaaacaaatgttattataattataataataagtgGTCTGTTGTGGTTATTActtgttttttaattattattattgtgATTAGTTTAATTTGTgggaaaaaatatttataaataataaattataacaaGTTGTTGATAACTGTCATGGAACATATTTAGATTCAAATATATCTAAAGTACGCATTTAAGATAATCAACATCATCTTTAGAAAATATAAATTAGTGTATTTGATAGCCTATATAGTCAATATATGCTCAAAAAATACATTCATAGATGATAAAAATATAAAACAATTACAATATGTATATTTAGAATCGATATAATTGTTGATGTATTTTACATATTTATTATGTttaataaaaatatgaaaaaataatttgaatgtttatttagtttatagCTTCTTTGACCATGATAGTAAATGTTGAAGTTGTTCAAGATGACAAAGAACATCTCATAAGATTGATATGCTCATAGATGATTCTAATAAATTTCATCTATATAACTTAGTTTATAGCTTACGCCAAAACTACCATTTAAAACTTTTGTCGTACGCGCACGTTTTTCAAACGAAGTTAGTAGGTAATATtgtcaaaaattgaaatttttagttTGACCAAACAAATTCTAAATAATGACGACATACGTTGCAGTATTTTGCTTCTTTTCCACAATATATCCTCTGCCCTGTCCTGCACCTTCTCGCCAAACTCTAAAACACAGCTCAGATCTGATAAGCAACCGCAGCAATAAGTGCACTGCCGTGATAAATTCCTTCTAACCTTAAAACACCCATGAAACTGTAAATAGGAAATCTTTAGAACGCCAACGGGAAGGAGATGGATAAAGAAGAAAGTAAGAGGGAAACAGTGTGTGTAACTGGAGCGGCAGGATTCATCGGATCCTGCCTTGTCAAAAATCTGCTGCAAAAGGGTTATGTAGTTCACGCTACACTAAGAGACCCTGGTAACTGTATTCTAACTCCCATTTTTCTTCATCTCACATATCTTCTTCATTCATAATCTATATaagtgttcaattttttttatctcctGTAGAAAACCCAGCTAAAAATAGTCATCTGCTATCCCTTCCGGGAGCCAAAGAAAGGCTCCATCTGTTCAAAGCAGGTCTCTTGCAACATGGCAGCTTCGATTGTGCTATTAAAGGCTGCGATTCCGTCATCAACTTGGCCACTTGTCGAGGTAACCAGGTAATTCATTTATCCACTTACCCAGATTCTCATCTATTGTCCACGTTTTAAGGATGAGATTGAGACAGCGAGTGGAGTGGTGTCAGGGCGATATTGTTACCATTGATGGAACGCTGGAAATTCTAAGagcttgcaagaaagcaaaaaCTGTGAAGCGAGTAATTCATACATCTGCCATCGTCGCAAGTTATCCTATTAATGAAGACGGACAACTTAAGGAGGTTCTGATGAATCCTGCTGGACTCCTGTTGATTATATCAAAGGCAAAGACGGCTTTTTTGGAGAAAGTATTGAGGTTTATCTTCAATAATAATTACTAGAATTCAATAATAAGTTTATAGCAGATTTTATGTTCAGATGTATGCAGTATCCAAGACTTTGGCAGAGGAAGCAGCTGTGCAATACGgagcggaggaagagattgaagtGGTAACAGTGTCGGTAGGAATGGTGGGAGGTCCTTCTCTAACCTCCACAATTCCCCATAGCATTCCAGTTACGTTAGCACCACTCACAGGTAATTTGCCCACTTCACTTTAAACAGGAAACTGTCGTTGAGTGTTTATCCATCTGCAATTATGGTTTCttctattcatatatatatatatgacccgAGAATTGGAACCCCTAAATTTCTCAGGAAACAGAGAACTTTATGAATTCATGGTTTcgagaaaatatttgataggatCGCTGCCATTAGTCCACGTGGAAGATGTATGCAGTGCCCATATGTTTTTGATGGAGCACCCAACTGCAGCAGGTCGATTTGTGTGTTGTTCAGATCTCGTGACCGTTACTGACATGCTAAGCTTCTTTCGCAAACGCTATCCAGAAATTCCCTTGGCTTTTGGGTAGGTAAATTAATGTTAAACACACATAATTTCTTTTGCAGTCAAGGGAATTGTTTAATAGGTAACTAATCTTTTTGTTATGTGAAAAAGGAACGAAGAGGAGGAAGATAAGTGGAAGAAGGTAGTTGTACGAATTT is part of the Cryptomeria japonica chromosome 10, Sugi_1.0, whole genome shotgun sequence genome and harbors:
- the LOC131076748 gene encoding putative anthocyanidin reductase: MYKQEGKRESVCVTGAAGFIGSCFVKNLLKRGYIVHATLRDPENPAKNSHLLSLPGAKERLQLFKADLLQHGSFDSAIKGCDFVINLATSLDFHGDAVNNTVDGTMDILRSCKKPKPVKRVIHTSSLAAAYPLTEDGQFKEVLDEACWTPLDYIKRKDGLSGMYTLSKTLAEQAAPQFGAEEEIEVVTVLVAIVGGPSLTPIAFQQWNRLLYEIMVLSSKSLLGSAPLVHVEDVCSAHIYLMEHPSAVGRYVCCSDPVTVADILNFFRKRYPEIPLAFGTEDVEDESNKVFVPISSKKLIDLGFSYKYDMEEMLSDTVAFAKQMKVL